The proteins below are encoded in one region of Paralysiella testudinis:
- a CDS encoding LysR family transcriptional regulator yields the protein MDLNQLKSFVAVAHQGNLTQAAEALHLSQPAVSAQIKAIEKNLDIVLFERNAQGMALTRSGAAFLPQAEALLQHMHQLDQFAASLAENYTGQIDVGLIYPLPGSKVAMLTQYLRQRLPQVQLNCHYKLSGDIINAVRKKELHAGFFLGPNPYRNVHSIFLEAMDYVLIAPQAWQADIEAALPKSLNQYPWIDMSPASGSHKQLQKLWRELRINPASPVLCDQPKALLDMVASGIGMALVPQHDAASAIARGLPISIIQQHAQQIELSFVYAIEFEQDPMVLALKNGVHAIWLPESMAA from the coding sequence ATGGATTTAAACCAGCTCAAAAGCTTTGTTGCCGTTGCCCATCAAGGCAACCTTACCCAAGCAGCGGAAGCCTTGCACCTCTCCCAACCCGCCGTATCGGCACAAATCAAAGCCATCGAAAAAAACCTGGACATTGTTTTGTTTGAACGCAACGCCCAAGGCATGGCACTCACCCGCAGCGGCGCCGCTTTTTTGCCGCAAGCCGAAGCCCTGCTGCAACACATGCACCAGCTGGATCAATTTGCCGCCAGCTTGGCCGAAAACTACACCGGCCAAATCGATGTGGGCCTGATTTACCCCCTGCCCGGCAGCAAAGTGGCCATGCTCACCCAATACCTGCGCCAACGATTGCCGCAGGTGCAGCTCAACTGCCACTACAAACTCAGTGGCGACATCATCAACGCCGTGCGCAAAAAAGAGCTGCACGCCGGCTTTTTCCTCGGCCCCAATCCCTACCGCAACGTGCACAGCATTTTTCTAGAAGCCATGGATTATGTGCTGATTGCGCCGCAAGCTTGGCAAGCCGATATTGAGGCAGCATTGCCCAAAAGCCTGAACCAATATCCGTGGATTGATATGTCGCCCGCTTCAGGCAGCCACAAACAACTCCAAAAGCTGTGGCGCGAGCTGCGCATCAACCCGGCCAGCCCCGTGTTGTGCGACCAACCCAAAGCCTTGCTCGACATGGTGGCATCGGGCATCGGCATGGCGCTGGTGCCGCAGCACGACGCCGCCTCTGCCATCGCCCGCGGCCTGCCCATCAGCATCATCCAACAGCACGCCCAACAAATCGAACTGAGCTTTGTATACGCCATCGAATTTGAACAAGACCCGATGGTGTTGGCGCTAAAAAACGGCGTTCATGCCATTTGGCTGCCTGAAAGCATGGCGGCATAA
- a CDS encoding bactofilin family protein gives MKARLLHYSEFADDLNQASPLKIAASRSKALRQKKFFVYRGNIRRQKILLNLDFLPASSWDASMVVYPVIFGDIVADELYFHGCVEGNITARNLYCERFSRVSIPSGCTKNLNVAQLCYVHADCLMAGTAACIATAVLVRDAEIELPVSDIAHQFVFASQGRGVDWSKHTLDEIKHHFNDRVIDELDRLTMYYGQSVDAMIPIMPSILDKHMHQWLRNPVK, from the coding sequence ATGAAAGCTCGGCTGCTTCATTATTCTGAATTTGCGGATGATCTTAATCAGGCCTCGCCGCTCAAAATTGCCGCCAGCCGTAGCAAAGCGCTGCGGCAGAAAAAATTCTTTGTGTACCGCGGCAATATCCGTAGACAGAAGATTTTGCTAAATCTTGATTTTCTACCGGCCAGCAGTTGGGATGCATCTATGGTGGTTTATCCGGTGATATTCGGCGATATTGTGGCTGACGAGCTTTATTTTCACGGCTGTGTTGAAGGCAATATTACCGCTCGAAACCTTTATTGTGAGCGGTTTTCCCGGGTTTCGATTCCTTCGGGTTGCACCAAAAATTTGAATGTAGCGCAGCTTTGCTACGTTCATGCTGATTGCTTAATGGCAGGAACGGCAGCCTGCATTGCAACTGCGGTGTTGGTACGAGATGCTGAAATTGAGTTACCGGTATCCGACATCGCCCATCAGTTTGTGTTTGCATCCCAAGGCCGGGGCGTGGATTGGTCCAAGCACACATTGGATGAAATAAAACACCATTTTAATGACCGTGTGATTGATGAGCTGGATCGCCTTACGATGTATTACGGGCAATCTGTTGACGCCATGATACCGATTATGCCGTCGATACTGGATAAGCATATGCATCAGTGGCTGCGTAATCCCGTTAAATAA
- the acs gene encoding acetate--CoA ligase: MSAIESVLKENRVFEPSDEFKTHANVNGMDAYNALCDKANADYEGFWGELARDNIAWKKPFTQVLDESNAPFYKWFADGQLNVSYNCLDRHLADKADKVAIIYEKDDGSSENITYRELYERVCRCANGLKSLGVQKGDRVVVYMPMVADAVVAMQACARIGAIHSVVFGGFSAGAVKDRVKDAAAKVIITANESVRGGKQVPLKATVDEALAGGDCPSVEKVVVLARTDAQVPMVEGRDIWWQDLVANQASECEPEWVDAEHPLFILYTSGSTGKPKGVQHSTGGYLLGGIVSLKWVFDYKPDDVFWCTADVGWITGHTYIAYGPLAIGATQIVFEGVPTYPDASRFWSTIEKHKVSTFYTAPTAIRSLIKLGADLPTKYDLSSLRLLGTVGEPINPEAWMWYYQVVGQNRCPIVDTWWQTETGSNTIAPLPGAVAIKPGSCTLPLPGMMVDIVDESGAPVEKGNGGFLVIKRPFPSLLRTIWGDDARFKSTYFPEDFGGKYYVAGDSAHRDENGYIWIMGRVDDVLNVSGHRLGTMEIESALVANPLVAEAAVVGKPHEVKGEAVVAFVVLKGERPQGEDAKRIAAELKNWVAHEIGKIAQPDDIRFGENLPKTRSGKIMRRLLRSLAKGEEITSDISTLENPQVMEQLKQTI; the protein is encoded by the coding sequence ATGTCTGCCATTGAATCCGTGTTGAAAGAAAATCGGGTGTTCGAACCGAGCGACGAATTCAAAACCCATGCCAATGTCAACGGCATGGATGCATACAATGCCTTGTGTGACAAAGCGAATGCCGATTACGAGGGCTTCTGGGGCGAGCTGGCGCGCGACAATATTGCGTGGAAAAAGCCGTTTACCCAAGTGCTGGACGAAAGCAACGCCCCGTTTTACAAATGGTTTGCCGATGGCCAGCTGAATGTGTCCTACAACTGCCTCGACCGCCATCTGGCCGACAAAGCCGATAAAGTGGCGATCATTTATGAAAAAGACGACGGCAGCAGTGAAAACATCACCTACCGCGAATTGTATGAGCGCGTGTGCCGCTGTGCCAACGGCCTGAAATCATTGGGTGTGCAAAAAGGCGACCGCGTGGTGGTGTATATGCCGATGGTGGCCGATGCCGTGGTGGCGATGCAGGCCTGTGCGCGCATCGGTGCCATTCATTCGGTGGTGTTTGGCGGTTTTTCTGCCGGTGCGGTAAAAGACCGCGTAAAAGATGCGGCAGCCAAAGTGATTATCACTGCCAACGAAAGCGTGCGCGGCGGCAAACAAGTGCCGCTGAAAGCCACGGTAGACGAAGCGCTGGCCGGTGGCGACTGCCCCAGCGTGGAAAAAGTGGTGGTGCTGGCGCGCACCGATGCGCAAGTGCCCATGGTTGAAGGCCGCGATATTTGGTGGCAAGACTTGGTGGCCAACCAAGCCAGCGAATGCGAGCCGGAATGGGTGGATGCCGAGCATCCGCTGTTTATTCTTTACACTTCCGGCTCTACCGGCAAGCCCAAAGGCGTGCAACACAGCACCGGCGGCTATTTGCTGGGCGGCATCGTGTCGCTGAAATGGGTGTTCGACTACAAGCCGGATGACGTATTCTGGTGCACCGCCGATGTGGGCTGGATTACCGGCCACACCTATATTGCCTACGGCCCTTTGGCCATTGGCGCCACTCAAATCGTGTTTGAAGGCGTGCCCACCTATCCGGATGCCTCGCGCTTCTGGAGCACCATCGAAAAACACAAAGTAAGCACCTTTTACACCGCACCCACCGCCATCCGCTCGCTGATTAAACTGGGTGCCGATTTGCCCACCAAATACGATTTATCCAGCCTGCGCCTGCTCGGCACCGTGGGCGAGCCCATCAACCCGGAAGCGTGGATGTGGTATTACCAAGTAGTAGGGCAAAACCGCTGCCCGATTGTGGATACTTGGTGGCAAACCGAAACCGGCTCCAACACCATTGCGCCGCTGCCCGGTGCCGTGGCCATCAAACCGGGCTCCTGCACCTTGCCGCTGCCGGGCATGATGGTGGATATTGTCGACGAATCCGGCGCGCCGGTGGAAAAAGGCAATGGCGGCTTTTTGGTGATCAAACGCCCGTTCCCATCATTGCTGCGCACCATTTGGGGCGACGATGCCCGCTTTAAATCCACCTATTTCCCCGAAGACTTCGGTGGCAAATACTATGTGGCCGGCGACTCCGCCCACCGCGATGAAAACGGCTATATCTGGATTATGGGCCGCGTAGACGATGTATTGAATGTGTCCGGCCACCGTTTAGGCACCATGGAAATCGAATCGGCACTGGTGGCCAATCCCTTGGTGGCCGAAGCCGCCGTGGTGGGCAAACCGCATGAAGTGAAAGGCGAAGCCGTGGTGGCGTTTGTGGTGCTTAAAGGCGAGCGCCCGCAAGGCGAAGACGCCAAACGCATCGCCGCCGAGCTGAAAAATTGGGTAGCACACGAAATCGGTAAAATCGCCCAGCCCGACGACATCCGCTTTGGCGAAAACCTGCCCAAAACCCGTTCCGGCAAAATCATGCGCCGCCTGCTGCGCTCTTTGGCCAAAGGCGAAGAAATCACCTCCGATATCTCCACTTTGGAAAATCCGCAGGTGATGGAGCAATTGAAGCAAACCATCTGA
- a CDS encoding DUF485 domain-containing protein has product MDQQTAQRVLSHPKFQEMARKKSVLGWSFSALMLFVYVVFILFIGFSPESFGVPVSPGSVTTWGIYVGLFVILFAFAITGIYVHKANGEFEKMTQQVVKEVQGEIK; this is encoded by the coding sequence ATGGACCAACAAACTGCGCAACGGGTGCTGTCGCATCCGAAGTTTCAGGAGATGGCACGCAAAAAATCAGTGCTGGGCTGGAGCTTTTCTGCGCTGATGCTGTTTGTGTATGTGGTGTTTATTTTGTTTATCGGTTTCAGCCCCGAAAGTTTCGGTGTGCCGGTATCACCGGGCAGCGTCACCACGTGGGGTATTTATGTGGGCTTGTTTGTGATTTTGTTTGCGTTTGCCATTACCGGCATTTATGTGCACAAGGCCAATGGCGAGTTTGAAAAAATGACCCAACAAGTGGTTAAAGAAGTGCAAGGGGAAATCAAATGA
- a CDS encoding cation acetate symporter: protein MKKCLWALMALAASAGALAADAISGPVEKQALNLPAIIMFFIFVGGTLYITYWAARQTKSTKDFYTAGGGISGFRNGLAIAGDYMSAASFLGISAMVYTNGFDGLIYSTGFLVGWPIVLFLIAERLRNLGKFTFSDVAAYRLKQTPVRVFAATGTLLVVALYLIAQVVGAGKLIELLFGLDYHWAVIIVGVLMVAYVLFGGMLATTWVQIIKAIMLLSGATFMAIMVLKYANFSPELMFKKATEVHEKGTAIMAPGGLVKNPVDAISLGLALMFGTAGLPHILMRFFTVPDAKQARKSVFVATGFIGYFYILTFIIGFGAIMLVTQDNPQFFHEVVKGDKTVMEMLGGTNMAAVHLSEAVGGDYFLGFISAVAFATILAVVAGLTLSGASAVSHDLYASVIMKGKATGQQELRVSRGTVLVLGVLAIVLGIAFENQNVAFMVGLAFALAASGNFPVLMLSMFWKGLTTRGAVIGGFAGLLSAAVLIILGPTVWVKVLGHESPIFPYGNPALFTIPLAFISAWFFSVTDKSEQAKKDKAGFEAQYVRSMTGIGSSGASDH from the coding sequence ATGAAAAAATGCTTATGGGCATTGATGGCCTTGGCCGCTTCGGCCGGTGCGTTGGCGGCGGATGCCATCAGCGGGCCGGTAGAAAAACAGGCTTTGAATCTGCCGGCCATTATTATGTTTTTTATTTTTGTGGGCGGCACGCTTTATATTACTTATTGGGCGGCACGGCAAACCAAGTCGACCAAAGACTTTTACACCGCGGGCGGCGGTATTTCCGGCTTTCGCAACGGCTTGGCGATTGCGGGCGATTATATGTCGGCAGCGTCGTTTTTGGGCATTTCGGCGATGGTGTACACCAACGGCTTTGACGGCTTGATTTACTCCACCGGCTTTTTGGTGGGCTGGCCGATTGTGCTGTTTCTGATTGCCGAGCGTTTGCGCAATTTGGGCAAGTTCACCTTTTCCGATGTGGCGGCCTACCGGCTCAAACAAACCCCGGTGCGCGTGTTTGCGGCCACCGGCACTTTGCTGGTGGTGGCGCTGTATTTGATTGCGCAAGTGGTGGGCGCGGGCAAGCTGATTGAGCTGTTGTTTGGCTTGGATTACCACTGGGCGGTGATTATTGTGGGCGTGCTGATGGTGGCTTATGTGTTGTTTGGCGGTATGCTGGCCACCACTTGGGTGCAAATCATCAAGGCGATTATGTTGCTCTCCGGCGCCACATTTATGGCAATTATGGTGTTGAAATACGCCAACTTCAGCCCGGAATTGATGTTCAAAAAAGCCACCGAAGTGCATGAAAAAGGCACCGCGATTATGGCGCCGGGCGGCTTGGTGAAAAACCCGGTGGACGCCATTTCTTTAGGGCTGGCGTTGATGTTCGGTACGGCCGGTTTGCCGCATATTCTGATGCGCTTCTTTACCGTGCCCGATGCCAAGCAGGCGCGTAAATCGGTGTTTGTGGCCACCGGCTTTATCGGCTACTTCTACATCCTCACCTTTATTATCGGCTTTGGCGCGATTATGTTGGTAACCCAAGACAATCCGCAATTTTTCCATGAAGTGGTCAAAGGCGACAAAACGGTGATGGAAATGCTTGGCGGCACCAATATGGCGGCGGTGCATTTGTCCGAAGCGGTGGGCGGTGATTACTTCCTGGGCTTTATTTCGGCAGTTGCGTTTGCCACTATTTTGGCAGTGGTGGCCGGTTTGACCCTCTCCGGTGCTTCGGCGGTGAGCCACGACTTGTATGCTTCTGTTATTATGAAAGGTAAGGCCACCGGCCAGCAGGAGCTGCGGGTGTCTCGTGGCACGGTGCTGGTGTTAGGCGTGCTGGCGATTGTTTTGGGCATTGCCTTTGAAAACCAGAACGTGGCCTTTATGGTGGGCTTGGCCTTTGCCTTGGCGGCTTCCGGTAATTTCCCGGTGTTGATGCTGTCGATGTTCTGGAAGGGTTTGACCACGCGCGGTGCGGTGATTGGCGGCTTTGCCGGTTTGCTCAGTGCGGCAGTGCTGATTATCCTCGGCCCCACGGTGTGGGTGAAGGTGTTGGGGCATGAAAGCCCAATCTTCCCCTATGGCAACCCGGCGCTGTTTACCATTCCGCTGGCGTTTATCTCGGCGTGGTTCTTCTCGGTAACCGACAAATCCGAGCAGGCCAAGAAAGACAAGGCAGGATTTGAAGCACAGTATGTGCGTTCCATGACCGGCATCGGTTCGTCGGGTGCGTCCGATCACTGA
- a CDS encoding phospholipase D-like domain-containing protein has protein sequence MPTPTAAVDLPEPLPEDTLALAEQIVSRASGSEAAADNRIEVLLDSTENFPAWQAAIASACHSIDIEMYIFANNAFGRQIRDLLIEKQQQGVQVRLVYDWFGSVWAHYRGFFRPLRAAGAVVVAYNRPSLVGGIGLISRNHRKSIVIDGHTAFVSGLCISSAWCGDAAKGVAPWRDTGVKLTGPVVQQVSDAFADTLQSQQNNASHTTLNSNCHSYNPHHSGTAQARIVATTPDNGNMMRLDLNAVTLAQENLWLTDAYFMPTRMYTQALINAALAGVDVRLLVPRTSDIRWIGNVSRTQYRSLLEAGVRVFEWNGSMIHAKTAIVDGRWARVGSTNLNLSSWAINRELDVSIEDSATVARLTAVFADDLQHATEVVLNQAQQAELKQRRQKHKQGFKRGSTNALAQRLLQLGHVFDGSIYGTRIVDKDEAQAYLSIGIGLLLLAALLWFLPQLVVYPLLLLLVMSGLATTWSAIKRLRQYRRNPPPVKENNPLA, from the coding sequence ATGCCCACGCCCACCGCCGCCGTTGACTTGCCCGAGCCGCTGCCCGAAGACACGCTTGCCTTGGCCGAGCAAATTGTCAGCCGCGCTTCCGGCAGCGAAGCCGCCGCCGACAACCGCATCGAAGTGCTGCTCGACAGCACCGAAAACTTCCCGGCTTGGCAAGCGGCCATCGCCTCGGCCTGCCACAGCATCGACATTGAAATGTACATCTTCGCCAACAACGCTTTTGGCCGCCAAATCCGCGATTTACTGATTGAAAAGCAACAGCAAGGCGTGCAAGTGCGGCTGGTGTACGACTGGTTTGGCAGTGTATGGGCGCATTACCGCGGCTTTTTCCGCCCTTTGCGTGCCGCCGGCGCCGTGGTGGTGGCCTACAACCGCCCAAGCCTGGTGGGCGGCATCGGCCTGATTTCGCGCAACCACCGTAAAAGCATTGTCATCGACGGCCATACTGCCTTTGTTAGCGGCTTATGTATTTCTTCGGCCTGGTGCGGCGATGCGGCCAAAGGCGTGGCACCGTGGCGCGACACCGGCGTTAAACTCACCGGACCGGTTGTGCAGCAAGTGAGCGATGCCTTTGCCGATACCCTGCAATCGCAACAAAACAACGCCAGCCACACCACCCTCAACAGCAACTGCCATTCGTACAACCCGCACCACAGCGGCACCGCCCAAGCACGTATCGTGGCCACCACGCCGGACAACGGCAATATGATGCGGCTAGACTTAAACGCCGTTACCCTAGCGCAAGAAAATCTGTGGCTTACCGATGCCTATTTTATGCCCACCCGGATGTATACCCAGGCACTGATTAACGCGGCGCTGGCCGGAGTGGACGTGCGCCTGCTGGTGCCGCGCACCTCCGACATCCGTTGGATCGGCAATGTGTCGCGCACCCAATACCGCAGCCTGCTCGAAGCGGGTGTGCGCGTGTTTGAATGGAACGGCAGCATGATTCATGCCAAAACCGCCATTGTTGACGGCCGCTGGGCGCGGGTGGGTTCCACCAATTTGAATTTATCCAGCTGGGCGATTAACCGCGAGCTGGATGTGTCGATTGAAGACAGCGCCACCGTGGCACGCCTCACCGCCGTGTTTGCCGACGACCTGCAACACGCCACCGAAGTGGTGCTCAACCAAGCGCAGCAAGCCGAGCTGAAGCAGCGGCGGCAAAAACACAAGCAAGGCTTCAAACGCGGCAGCACCAATGCACTGGCACAGCGGCTGCTGCAATTGGGCCATGTGTTCGATGGCTCGATTTACGGCACCCGCATTGTCGATAAAGACGAAGCCCAGGCTTATTTAAGCATCGGCATTGGCTTGCTGCTGTTGGCCGCGCTATTGTGGTTTCTACCGCAATTGGTGGTGTATCCGCTGCTATTATTGCTGGTGATGAGCGGCTTGGCCACCACTTGGTCGGCCATCAAACGCCTGCGCCAATACCGCCGCAATCCGCCGCCGGTAAAAGAAAACAACCCTTTGGCATAA